A stretch of the Pseudomonadota bacterium genome encodes the following:
- a CDS encoding Na/Pi cotransporter family protein yields the protein MRSAARHNKSIQLQSWYPLAALPLLALACLLFAPVSLAGDVAEAATPGWGTMAMNLLGGLALFLFGMEQMADALKAVAGERMKIVLAKLTTNRFMGALTGAFVTAIIQSSSVTTVLVVGFISAGLMSMAQSIGVIMGANIGTTITAQIVAFKVTKAALLMIAVGFAMLFFTANEKLKHYGGMVMGLGLIFFGMSVMSDAMYPLRTYQPFLDLMTHMENPLIGILVAALFTALVQSSSATTGIVIVMASQGFITLPAGIALAFGANIGTCVTALLASIGKPREAVRAAMVHVLFNVFGVAVWVGLIGYLAELVSAISPAHAQLSGTERLAADTPRQIANAHTIFNIANTLLFIGFTGQLARLVEWLVPDRPLEEEALARPRYLDDSLFETPSLALDRVRLEIGHIGDRVREMLERILPAILGGDRAALREIARIDDSVDQLHGHVVTYLGQISRKPLTEDQTHDFVGLMAAVNDLENIGDVIETDLVHLGNQRISEGVSISPSTRQVLTEVHHAVAAAAELAIRSVVENDPAKAREVIAMKEPIGALAHSAAMHQLKRLVAEEPNRLASYTIEMDIIEKLKRTYYFAKRMAKNVDRELEEHAEAAGAAA from the coding sequence ATGCGGTCAGCAGCACGTCATAACAAGAGTATCCAGCTCCAGTCCTGGTACCCGCTGGCCGCGCTGCCGTTGTTAGCGCTCGCCTGCCTGCTGTTCGCGCCCGTGTCCCTGGCGGGAGATGTAGCCGAGGCCGCGACGCCCGGCTGGGGCACCATGGCCATGAACCTGCTCGGGGGGCTGGCGCTGTTCCTGTTCGGCATGGAACAGATGGCCGACGCCCTCAAGGCCGTGGCCGGCGAGCGCATGAAGATCGTGCTGGCCAAGCTGACCACCAATCGCTTCATGGGTGCGCTGACCGGCGCCTTCGTCACCGCGATCATCCAGTCGTCATCGGTCACTACCGTGCTGGTGGTCGGCTTCATCTCGGCCGGACTCATGTCGATGGCACAGTCCATCGGTGTCATCATGGGTGCCAATATCGGCACCACCATCACCGCCCAGATCGTCGCGTTCAAGGTCACCAAGGCTGCGCTGCTGATGATCGCGGTCGGTTTCGCCATGCTGTTCTTCACCGCGAACGAGAAGCTGAAACACTATGGCGGCATGGTCATGGGGCTGGGCCTGATCTTCTTCGGCATGAGCGTCATGAGCGATGCCATGTACCCGCTGCGCACCTACCAGCCGTTCCTCGACCTGATGACGCACATGGAGAACCCGTTGATCGGCATCCTGGTCGCGGCGCTGTTCACCGCCCTGGTGCAGTCATCCTCGGCCACCACGGGCATCGTTATCGTGATGGCGAGTCAGGGCTTCATCACGCTCCCGGCCGGTATCGCGCTGGCCTTCGGCGCCAATATCGGCACCTGCGTCACGGCGCTGCTCGCCTCGATCGGCAAGCCCCGCGAGGCGGTGCGTGCCGCCATGGTCCACGTGCTGTTCAATGTGTTCGGCGTGGCGGTGTGGGTAGGGCTGATCGGCTACCTGGCCGAACTGGTGAGCGCGATCTCGCCGGCGCATGCACAGCTCAGCGGGACCGAGCGCCTGGCCGCCGACACGCCGCGCCAGATCGCCAATGCACACACCATCTTCAATATCGCGAACACCCTGCTGTTCATCGGCTTCACCGGCCAGCTGGCACGGCTGGTCGAATGGCTGGTACCGGACCGCCCACTCGAGGAAGAGGCACTGGCGCGGCCGCGCTACCTCGACGATTCGCTGTTCGAGACACCCTCGCTGGCGCTCGATCGCGTGCGTCTCGAGATCGGTCATATCGGCGACCGGGTGCGCGAGATGCTGGAGCGCATCCTGCCGGCCATTCTCGGTGGTGACCGCGCCGCGCTGCGCGAGATCGCGCGGATCGACGACAGCGTCGACCAGCTGCACGGTCATGTGGTCACCTATCTCGGGCAGATCAGCCGCAAGCCGTTGACCGAGGATCAGACCCATGATTTCGTCGGTCTGATGGCGGCGGTCAACGACCTGGAAAACATCGGCGATGTGATCGAGACCGACCTGGTACACCTGGGTAACCAGCGCATCAGCGAGGGGGTGTCGATCAGCCCCTCGACCCGCCAGGTGCTGACAGAGGTGCACCACGCCGTCGCGGCGGCGGCGGAGCTGGCCATCCGCAGCGTGGTCGAGAACGATCCGGCCAAGGCGCGCGAGGTCATCGCCATGAAGGAGCCGATCGGGGCGCTCGCCCATTCCGCGGCCATGCACCAGCTCAAGCGCCTGGTGGCCGAGGAGCCGAACCGGCTGGCGTCCTACACCATCGAAATGGATATCATCGAGAAGCTGAAGCGCACCTACTACTTTGCCAAGCGCATGGCGAAGAATGTCGACCGGGAACTCGAGGAGCACGCGGAGGCGGCCGGGGCGGCGGCCTGA
- the phoU gene encoding phosphate signaling complex protein PhoU: MSHYEQRLEHDLQQIRSGIADMAGQVMTAIRNAVRAFQAGDSALAAATILADHSINRAMREIDRRCHAFIAVHLPSGSHLRLLSAAIRANIALERIGDYAVTIARASSQLTAPPGGEMGRELDRIANEACTMLDQAIEAFTSLNAEMARATMVLEQEMEYDLESVYSALTSNPDRESVKELLVVFVVLTHLKRVADQAKNLCEETVFAVTGEIKAPKVYHILFVDEDNSALAKMAELVARKTHPGSGSYSSCGRNPAAGLNPQMVRFLEQHGFDLSDTGPAPLDLTPQELVDKHVIVSLQGPVRHYFQQLPFHTTAVEWQVGAVPEEGDRPEAWETVYRDIASRVRDLMETLRGPNAP, from the coding sequence ATGAGCCATTACGAACAACGGCTGGAGCACGACCTCCAGCAGATCCGCAGCGGCATAGCGGACATGGCAGGGCAGGTCATGACCGCGATCAGGAACGCGGTGCGAGCCTTCCAGGCCGGTGACAGCGCGCTCGCCGCCGCGACCATCCTCGCGGATCATTCCATCAACCGGGCCATGCGCGAGATCGATCGCCGCTGCCATGCCTTCATCGCCGTGCACCTGCCGAGCGGCAGTCATCTGCGGCTGCTGTCGGCGGCGATTCGCGCCAACATCGCGCTGGAACGCATCGGCGACTACGCGGTGACCATCGCGCGCGCCTCCAGCCAGCTCACCGCGCCGCCCGGCGGGGAAATGGGGCGCGAGCTGGATCGCATCGCGAACGAGGCGTGCACCATGCTCGATCAGGCGATCGAGGCCTTCACGTCGCTGAACGCGGAAATGGCACGGGCGACCATGGTGCTGGAACAGGAAATGGAATACGACCTGGAGTCCGTCTACTCCGCGCTGACCTCGAACCCCGACCGCGAGAGTGTCAAGGAGCTGCTCGTGGTATTCGTGGTGCTCACGCACCTCAAGCGGGTGGCCGACCAGGCGAAGAACCTGTGCGAGGAGACCGTGTTTGCGGTCACCGGCGAGATCAAGGCGCCCAAGGTCTACCACATCCTGTTCGTCGACGAGGACAACAGCGCGCTTGCCAAGATGGCGGAGCTCGTGGCGCGCAAGACGCATCCGGGCAGCGGCAGTTACAGCAGCTGCGGCAGAAATCCCGCAGCCGGGCTCAACCCGCAGATGGTCCGCTTCCTCGAGCAGCACGGCTTCGACCTGAGCGACACCGGTCCGGCACCGCTCGACCTGACGCCGCAGGAACTGGTCGACAAGCACGTGATCGTGAGCCTGCAGGGGCCGGTCCGGCACTACTTTCAGCAATTGCCGTTCCATACCACGGCGGTCGAATGGCAGGTGGGCGCCGTGCCGGAGGAGGGTGATCGGCCGGAAGCCTGGGAAACCGTGTACCGCGACATCGCGAGCCGGGTGCGCGACCTGATGGAAACCCTGCGCGGACCGAACGCGCCCTGA
- a CDS encoding universal stress protein, producing the protein MAETAAAQPILVPVDFSPDSTAALRCAAELAALFRAPLLIVHVVHDPGEAPGYYAVKGHNKHLQKLEDVAAGMFEEFLQDFIAAHPGLDAVKSAETSLITGLPVNRILELADKSGARMIVMGSQGRTGLARALLGSKAEQVVRLAHVPVTIVKANVQEE; encoded by the coding sequence ATGGCAGAGACGGCTGCTGCACAACCGATACTGGTGCCGGTCGATTTCTCGCCGGACTCGACTGCGGCGTTGCGTTGTGCCGCGGAACTCGCGGCGTTGTTCCGGGCGCCGCTGCTGATCGTGCATGTCGTGCACGACCCGGGCGAGGCCCCGGGCTATTACGCCGTGAAGGGCCACAACAAGCATCTGCAGAAACTCGAGGATGTCGCCGCCGGCATGTTCGAGGAATTCCTGCAGGATTTCATCGCCGCACATCCCGGGCTGGACGCGGTCAAGTCGGCGGAAACCAGCCTGATCACCGGATTGCCGGTCAACCGCATACTCGAACTGGCGGACAAGTCCGGGGCGCGCATGATCGTGATGGGCAGCCAGGGCCGCACCGGGCTGGCGCGCGCGTTGCTCGGCTCGAAGGCCGAGCAGGTGGTGCGCCTGGCGCATGTGCCGGTCACCATCGTCAAGGCGAATGTGCAGGAAGAATAG
- a CDS encoding phosphate ABC transporter substrate-binding protein, which translates to MKPNHLHAALLAAGIAVLSAGVVARTEIQNKGSDTLVNVAQAWAEAYQKVNPEVAVAVSGGGSGTGIAALINGTVDIANASRKMKDKEIKQAEAQGHEPVEYVVGYDALAVFINKDNPVHELSIEQLSEVFGRGGKATKWTDLGIEVPGCKGQEIIVVSRQNNSGTYAYFKEAVLGDKGKYRQGTLDMHGSKDVVDLVEKTPCAIGYSGLAYATDHVNMVCIKTTADACVMPSVQSASDNSYPIARPLMMYTSGTPKGEVKAYLDWVLSDEGQCIISNKGYAPVRKVSCE; encoded by the coding sequence ATGAAACCGAACCATCTTCATGCCGCACTGCTCGCAGCCGGCATCGCCGTGCTTTCAGCAGGTGTCGTCGCGCGCACCGAAATCCAGAACAAGGGTTCCGACACACTGGTCAATGTTGCCCAGGCCTGGGCGGAAGCCTACCAGAAGGTCAATCCGGAGGTGGCCGTCGCGGTCTCCGGCGGAGGGTCCGGCACGGGTATCGCCGCGCTGATCAATGGCACGGTGGATATCGCTAACGCCAGCCGCAAGATGAAGGACAAGGAGATCAAGCAGGCCGAGGCGCAGGGCCATGAACCGGTGGAATATGTCGTCGGTTACGACGCACTGGCCGTGTTCATCAACAAGGATAATCCGGTGCACGAGCTGTCCATCGAGCAGCTGAGCGAGGTCTTCGGTCGCGGCGGCAAGGCCACGAAATGGACCGACCTCGGCATCGAGGTGCCGGGCTGCAAGGGGCAGGAGATCATCGTGGTCAGCCGGCAGAACAATTCCGGCACCTACGCCTATTTCAAGGAGGCCGTGCTGGGCGACAAGGGCAAGTATCGCCAGGGTACCCTGGACATGCACGGATCGAAGGACGTCGTCGATCTGGTGGAGAAGACCCCCTGCGCCATCGGTTACAGCGGCCTGGCCTATGCCACCGATCACGTCAATATGGTCTGTATCAAGACCACGGCCGATGCCTGCGTGATGCCAAGCGTGCAGTCGGCCAGTGACAACAGCTATCCCATCGCCCGGCCGCTGATGATGTATACCAGCGGCACGCCGAAAGGCGAGGTCAAGGCCTACCTCGACTGGGTACTCAGCGACGAGGGCCAGTGCATCATCAGCAACAAGGGCTACGCCCCGGTACGCAAGGTCAGTTGCGAGTAG
- a CDS encoding NAD-dependent malic enzyme, with translation MYDQSPEHDPPLRGYALLRHAGYNKGTAFSMAERERFGLRGLLPARVSSQAGQLHRVLANLRRKTSDIERYIFLLALQGRNERLFYRLVIDNLAEIMPLIYTPTVGQACLEFAHIFRQPRGFYITPEDRGQIRAILDNWPERDVRLIVVTDGERILGLGDLGANGMGIPVGKLALYTACAGIPPRQCLPVMLDVGTDNETLRSDPLYLGTDRPRLRGPEYDALVEEFVTAVQDAYPRALLQFEDFLTPNAYTLLARYRDRVLCFNDDIQGTAAVTLACLLAASRVTGTGLTDLRILFLGAGSAATGIAELVLAAQVAAGADATAARSRLWLVNRAGLVVRTNGPHPAHLAPYAHDLPERDLLTAIRDLRPHVLIGATGSPGSFTGEIIRLMAELNERPVIFALSNPSSRAECTAEDAYRWSSERALFASGSPFGPVGCQDRTLIPGQANNAYVFPGIGLGALACQASTLSDAMFLAAARVLADSVEPAQLAAGTLLPPLHDMRRVSADIARAVAETAWDSGLAGAPRPADIGQLIRDMMYDPSY, from the coding sequence ATGTACGACCAGAGTCCGGAACACGACCCGCCGCTGCGTGGCTATGCCCTGCTGCGGCATGCCGGCTACAACAAGGGCACTGCATTCAGCATGGCGGAGCGGGAACGCTTCGGCCTGCGCGGCCTGCTGCCGGCGCGCGTCTCCAGCCAGGCGGGGCAACTGCACCGCGTGCTGGCCAACCTCCGGCGCAAGACCTCCGACATCGAGCGCTACATATTCCTGCTCGCCCTGCAGGGCCGCAACGAGCGCCTGTTCTACCGCCTGGTCATCGACAATCTGGCGGAGATCATGCCGCTGATCTATACCCCGACGGTCGGTCAGGCCTGCCTCGAATTTGCGCATATCTTTCGCCAGCCGCGCGGTTTCTACATCACACCGGAAGACCGCGGCCAGATACGCGCCATCCTGGACAACTGGCCGGAACGCGACGTGCGGCTGATCGTGGTCACCGACGGCGAGCGCATACTCGGACTCGGCGACCTGGGCGCCAACGGCATGGGCATACCGGTCGGGAAGCTCGCGCTGTACACCGCCTGTGCGGGCATCCCGCCCCGCCAGTGCCTGCCGGTGATGCTCGACGTCGGCACCGACAACGAAACCCTGCGCAGCGACCCGCTGTACCTCGGCACCGACCGCCCGCGCCTGCGCGGCCCCGAATACGATGCGCTGGTAGAGGAATTCGTCACCGCGGTGCAGGATGCCTATCCGCGCGCCCTGCTCCAGTTCGAGGACTTCCTCACCCCGAACGCCTACACCCTGCTCGCGCGCTACCGCGACCGCGTGCTGTGCTTCAACGACGACATCCAGGGCACCGCCGCGGTGACCCTGGCCTGTCTGCTGGCCGCCAGCCGGGTCACGGGCACCGGACTCACCGACCTGCGAATCCTGTTCCTGGGCGCCGGCTCGGCCGCCACCGGCATCGCCGAACTCGTGCTTGCCGCCCAGGTTGCCGCAGGCGCTGACGCCACCGCCGCCCGTAGCCGGCTGTGGCTCGTGAACCGCGCCGGACTGGTGGTAAGAACGAATGGACCGCACCCGGCACATCTTGCGCCCTACGCCCATGACCTCCCGGAACGCGACCTGCTCACAGCGATCCGCGACCTGCGCCCGCACGTACTGATCGGCGCGACCGGCTCTCCTGGCAGCTTCACCGGCGAGATCATCCGGCTGATGGCCGAACTGAACGAACGCCCGGTGATCTTCGCCCTGTCCAATCCCTCCTCGCGCGCCGAGTGCACGGCCGAGGACGCCTATCGCTGGAGCAGCGAACGGGCGCTGTTCGCCAGCGGCAGCCCGTTCGGCCCGGTAGGCTGTCAGGACAGGACCCTGATACCCGGGCAGGCCAACAACGCCTACGTGTTTCCGGGTATCGGCCTCGGGGCACTCGCCTGCCAGGCCAGCACCTTGAGCGATGCGATGTTCCTCGCCGCCGCCCGCGTCCTGGCGGACAGCGTGGAACCGGCGCAACTCGCTGCCGGCACACTGCTGCCACCGCTGCACGACATGCGCCGGGTGTCTGCAGACATCGCCCGGGCCGTGGCCGAAACGGCCTGGGACAGCGGGCTGGCGGGCGCACCGCGACCGGCCGACATCGGGCAACTGATCAGGGACATGATGTACGACCCGAGCTACTGA
- a CDS encoding histidine phosphatase family protein — translation MRAIVVRHYKTVLNASDRIIGWGDAPRAKDWGEDVAYVHERLRELGINFDRIYSSNLERARRTAMHYASAYGILFVHDAPELNEVNYGTLYRKSKQWVAKNIPEHKRDPDFVYPDGESFRQMQRRSVDFLQSQNAFHPDSTVLVVAHAGVIRGLICHFLGLDYGSHLKQKITHRYIGDFTLDHEGNCTRYDEHGKQSGFVRSASIRIPWSRPAALAGSTDPLASAPGL, via the coding sequence ATGCGCGCAATCGTAGTCAGGCATTACAAGACGGTGCTCAATGCCAGCGACCGCATCATCGGCTGGGGCGATGCACCGCGCGCCAAGGACTGGGGCGAAGACGTTGCCTACGTGCACGAGCGGCTGCGGGAACTGGGCATCAATTTCGACCGGATCTATTCCAGCAATCTCGAGCGGGCGCGCCGTACGGCCATGCACTATGCCAGCGCCTACGGCATCCTGTTCGTGCACGACGCGCCGGAGCTGAACGAGGTCAACTACGGCACGCTGTACCGCAAGAGCAAACAATGGGTCGCCAAGAACATTCCCGAGCACAAGCGCGATCCCGACTTCGTCTATCCCGACGGCGAGAGTTTCCGCCAGATGCAGCGACGCAGTGTGGATTTCCTGCAGTCACAGAATGCGTTTCATCCCGACAGCACCGTGCTGGTGGTCGCGCATGCCGGCGTCATCCGCGGGCTCATCTGCCACTTCCTGGGACTCGATTACGGATCACACCTGAAGCAGAAGATCACCCACCGTTACATCGGTGACTTCACGCTCGACCACGAGGGCAACTGCACGCGCTACGACGAACACGGCAAGCAATCCGGCTTCGTGCGTTCCGCCAGTATCAGGATACCCTGGTCCCGCCCGGCCGCGCTCGCGGGCAGCACCGATCCGCTGGCCAGCGCACCGGGCCTCTGA
- the ppk1 gene encoding polyphosphate kinase 1, which translates to MSTSMNPASPQAASGTTPDAPETGRETVAVPPCRIEADSPQCYLNRELTWLEFNRRVLRMAEDETTPLLERVKFLAIVSSNIDEFFMKRIGGLKQQIAAGIRTPTVDGRTPQEQVVECQAVVRDIHRRQKVVLERLRELLRQHNIRIVHYGDLPEAQRAALREHFSANIFPLLTPLAMDPGHPFPFISNLALNLLVTVRYPGGSATHLARVKVPIAGDVAPRFIRVGEANTFVTLDDVITANMDMLFPGMEIVSCELFRVTRNAVVEVDEEEADDLLEMIESELRDRHFAPIVRLQVEHSMNPVHRGMLAAELGLDEAADVYEVESLMAMRDLFEIASLDIPELHDPVHTPIDHTHLAHDSRNIFHIIRERGALLLQHPYESFATSVERFLRTASEDPKVLAIKMTLYRTSAEGKVIESLIKAALNGKQVAVLVELKARFDEAKNIGWARRLEQVGIHVTYGVVGLKTHSKIILVVRKDYNGLRRYAHIGTGNYHAGNARIYSDLGMLTCDQEISQDLTELFNYLTGYSPPPRYRKILTSPYALKKALIEKIEREAKLHSSGTPGLIQLKMNALEDEDITRALYRAAQTGVRIDLIVRDTCRLRPRMPGLSESVRVISVTGRFLEHSRIYFFQNGGDEEYFIGSADLMKRNLESRVEVVAPVEDPKLRQELRLILDAQLSSRKNVWEMQPDGSYTEVPAGGEKESRSCQEIFVELAQKRQAAALKHRQAKLRKKLLTYFHKRVQGSQ; encoded by the coding sequence ATGTCTACCAGCATGAATCCGGCGTCGCCGCAGGCCGCCTCCGGCACGACGCCGGACGCACCGGAAACCGGGCGGGAGACGGTTGCCGTGCCACCCTGCCGAATCGAGGCAGACAGCCCGCAATGCTACCTGAACCGGGAACTCACCTGGCTGGAATTCAATCGGCGCGTGCTGCGCATGGCCGAGGACGAAACCACGCCGCTGCTGGAGCGGGTAAAGTTCCTCGCTATCGTCAGCAGCAATATCGACGAATTCTTCATGAAGCGTATCGGCGGCCTGAAGCAGCAGATCGCCGCAGGTATCCGCACGCCGACCGTGGACGGACGCACACCGCAGGAGCAGGTCGTCGAGTGCCAGGCCGTGGTGCGCGACATCCACCGGCGGCAGAAGGTCGTGCTCGAGCGCCTGCGCGAACTGCTGCGCCAGCACAATATACGTATCGTGCATTACGGCGATCTGCCCGAGGCGCAACGCGCCGCCCTGCGCGAGCATTTCAGCGCGAACATCTTCCCGCTGCTGACGCCGCTGGCGATGGATCCGGGGCACCCGTTCCCGTTCATCTCCAACCTCGCGCTCAACCTGCTGGTGACCGTGCGCTATCCCGGCGGCAGCGCCACGCATCTGGCCCGCGTCAAGGTGCCGATCGCCGGCGACGTGGCGCCGCGCTTCATCCGGGTGGGCGAGGCCAACACCTTCGTGACCCTGGACGACGTCATCACCGCGAACATGGACATGCTGTTCCCGGGCATGGAGATCGTGTCCTGCGAGCTGTTCCGGGTGACGCGCAACGCGGTCGTGGAGGTGGACGAGGAGGAGGCGGACGACCTGCTGGAGATGATCGAGTCGGAACTGCGCGACCGCCACTTCGCGCCGATCGTGCGCCTCCAGGTCGAGCACAGCATGAACCCGGTGCATCGGGGCATGCTGGCGGCGGAGCTCGGGCTGGACGAGGCGGCGGACGTTTACGAGGTCGAGTCGCTCATGGCCATGCGCGACCTGTTCGAGATCGCGTCGCTGGATATCCCGGAGCTGCACGACCCGGTGCACACCCCGATCGACCACACCCACCTGGCGCACGATTCGCGCAATATCTTCCACATCATCCGCGAGCGCGGCGCGCTGTTGCTGCAGCACCCGTACGAATCCTTCGCGACCAGCGTCGAACGCTTCCTGCGTACCGCCAGCGAGGACCCGAAGGTGCTGGCGATCAAGATGACGCTGTACCGCACCTCGGCGGAAGGCAAGGTCATCGAATCGCTGATCAAGGCGGCGTTGAACGGCAAGCAGGTCGCGGTGCTGGTCGAGCTCAAGGCGCGCTTCGACGAGGCCAAGAACATAGGCTGGGCACGCCGGCTGGAGCAGGTGGGCATCCACGTCACCTACGGCGTGGTCGGCCTCAAGACCCACAGCAAGATCATCCTCGTGGTGCGCAAGGACTACAACGGCCTGCGCCGCTATGCGCACATCGGCACCGGCAACTACCACGCCGGCAACGCACGCATCTACAGCGACCTGGGCATGCTGACGTGCGATCAGGAGATCAGCCAGGACCTGACCGAGCTGTTCAACTACCTGACCGGCTATTCCCCGCCGCCGCGCTACCGCAAGATACTGACTTCTCCCTACGCGCTGAAAAAAGCCCTGATCGAAAAGATCGAACGCGAGGCGAAATTGCACAGCAGCGGCACGCCGGGCCTGATCCAGCTGAAGATGAACGCGCTAGAGGACGAGGACATCACCCGTGCGCTGTACCGCGCGGCGCAGACAGGGGTGCGCATCGACCTGATCGTGCGCGATACCTGCCGCCTGCGGCCGCGTATGCCCGGGCTGAGCGAATCGGTGCGGGTGATCAGCGTCACCGGGCGCTTTCTCGAGCATTCACGCATCTACTTTTTCCAGAACGGCGGGGACGAGGAGTATTTCATCGGTTCCGCGGACCTCATGAAGCGCAACCTGGAAAGCCGGGTGGAAGTGGTGGCGCCGGTGGAGGATCCGAAGCTGCGCCAGGAGCTGCGCCTGATCCTCGATGCCCAGCTCTCGAGCCGCAAGAACGTCTGGGAGATGCAGCCCGACGGCAGCTATACCGAGGTGCCGGCCGGCGGCGAGAAGGAGTCGCGCAGCTGCCAGGAGATCTTCGTCGAACTGGCCCAGAAGCGCCAGGCGGCTGCGCTCAAGCATCGCCAGGCCAAGCTGCGCAAGAAGCTGCTGACCTATTTCCACAAGCGGGTGCAGGGCAGCCAGTAG
- a CDS encoding hemolysin family protein, giving the protein MIELAALLLLLILSGVFSGSETALVSLSIGRVEGLVREGRHGAEALYRLKQDPSRMLTTILIGNNLVNIAASVLATVVATRWLGAAGPGVAVGVLTILVLVFGEITPKSLATRYSERISLFIAPVLLGFMHLIYPVVWIFGRFTSWIHQLSSHTGDPTVTESEFISMLEHGEQEGTIEPSERELIERVFAFNDLKVRDVMTPHTAIFALEAGQTVREGLPAILQAQYSRIPLYEQHRDRLYKVLHLRDLLEALAANRLDIPLRELARDPLFVPQYQPIDELFAEFQRSKRMFAIVVDEYGVVRGLVTQEDLLEELVGEIYDESDVTEPEVTGISADELVVAGTTELRVVEEYFGLDLPGKPTDTVNLWILTHTECIPRKDEQFDIDGLDVRIRAATPRRIEQVRIRRSAETSAEAAAPA; this is encoded by the coding sequence ATGATAGAACTGGCCGCCCTGCTGTTGTTGCTGATCCTTTCCGGAGTTTTCTCCGGCTCGGAAACGGCGCTGGTTTCCCTTTCCATTGGTCGCGTGGAGGGACTCGTCCGCGAGGGGCGACACGGCGCGGAAGCGTTGTACCGGCTCAAGCAGGATCCCTCGCGCATGCTGACCACGATCCTGATCGGCAACAACCTGGTGAACATCGCGGCGTCGGTACTCGCAACCGTGGTGGCCACGCGCTGGCTTGGCGCGGCAGGCCCCGGTGTCGCCGTCGGGGTGCTTACCATACTGGTGCTCGTGTTCGGCGAAATCACGCCGAAGAGCCTGGCCACACGCTACTCGGAACGCATCTCACTGTTCATCGCACCCGTCTTGCTCGGATTCATGCACCTGATCTATCCGGTGGTGTGGATCTTCGGTCGCTTCACGAGTTGGATCCATCAGCTCAGCAGCCATACCGGCGATCCCACCGTAACCGAGTCGGAATTCATCAGCATGCTGGAGCACGGCGAACAGGAAGGCACCATCGAGCCCAGCGAGCGCGAACTGATCGAGCGCGTATTCGCGTTCAACGATCTGAAGGTGCGCGACGTAATGACCCCGCACACGGCGATCTTCGCGCTCGAGGCGGGCCAGACGGTACGCGAGGGACTGCCTGCCATCCTGCAGGCGCAGTATTCCCGCATCCCGCTCTACGAACAGCACCGCGACCGGCTCTACAAGGTGCTGCACCTGCGCGACCTGCTCGAGGCACTGGCCGCTAACCGGCTGGACATCCCGCTGCGGGAACTCGCCCGCGATCCGCTATTCGTACCCCAGTACCAGCCGATCGACGAACTTTTCGCGGAATTCCAGCGCAGCAAGCGCATGTTCGCCATCGTCGTGGACGAATACGGCGTGGTCAGGGGACTGGTCACCCAGGAGGACCTGCTGGAAGAACTGGTCGGCGAGATCTACGACGAGAGCGACGTGACGGAACCGGAGGTCACCGGGATCTCCGCGGACGAGCTGGTGGTCGCAGGCACCACGGAACTGCGCGTGGTCGAGGAGTATTTCGGTCTCGACCTGCCGGGCAAACCGACCGACACGGTCAACCTCTGGATCCTCACGCACACCGAGTGCATCCCGCGCAAGGACGAGCAGTTCGACATCGACGGCCTGGACGTGAGAATCCGCGCCGCCACGCCGCGCCGCATCGAGCAGGTCAGGATCAGGCGCAGCGCCGAAACCAGTGCAGAGGCGGCGGCGCCGGCGTGA